In the Sandaracinus amylolyticus genome, GGGCCGCGTGACGCGCGCGATCTCCGAGAGCGCGCGCTCGATGTCGGGCACGTGCGCGAGCACCTTGAACGAGTAGACGACGTCGAACGACGCGTCGCGGAACGGCAGCGCCGTCGCGCTCCCGCGCACCACGTCGAGCCCTCGCGCGTGTGCCTGCGCGATCATGCCCGCCGAGAGATCGACGCCCACGCTGCGCGACGCGTGCGGCGCGACGCGCGCGAGCACGAGCCCGGTGCCGCACCCGACCTCGAGCACCTCGGCGCCGCGCGCGTGATCGATCACGATCTGCGACTCGAGGCGGTCGACCAGCGCGTGATAGCCCTCGTCGCGACCGCGATCGTAGGTGCTGCTGAAGTCGTCGTAGTAGCGCTTGGCGCGCGCGTCGTGGCCGCTCATCGGAGCACCTCGTCGTAGAGCGACTCGTAGGCGGCCGCCATCGCGCGGGGGTGATGGCGTCGCTCGGCCGCGTGTCTCGCGCGCGCTCCGATCGATGCGCGCGCGCTCGCGTCGTCGAGCCATCGGCGGAGCGCGTCGACGAGCGCATCGAGCGTCGGCTCGATCGCCAGCGCCGCACCGTCCTCGGCGAGCTCCTCCGCGGCGCAACGCGACGCGACGATCACCGGGCGCGCCTGCCACATCGCTTCGATCAGCACCAGCGGCAGATCGACCTTCGCGCCGAGATCACGCGTCGGCAGCGCGACGACGTCGGCCGCGCCGAGCAGCGCGAGGATGTGCGGCGTCTCGCCGATCCATCGCACGCGCGACGCGACGCCGAGCGCCTCGGCCCGTGCCCGCAGCGCGCGCTCGGCCTCGCGCGACCGCTCGCTCTTCTGGCGGTACGCGAGCGCGAGCACCGCGTCGCGCAGCGTCACGAGCGACTCGATCAGGTGCCTCGCGCCCTCGCCGCGCTCGAGATCGCCGGGGAACACGATCAGCGGCGCATCGCGCGGCAGCTCGAGCCCCTCCCGCGTCGCCGCGCGCGCCTCGTCGCCGGGCACGTCGATCGGCGCGA is a window encoding:
- a CDS encoding class I SAM-dependent methyltransferase, which translates into the protein MSGHDARAKRYYDDFSSTYDRGRDEGYHALVDRLESQIVIDHARGAEVLEVGCGTGLVLARVAPHASRSVGVDLSAGMIAQAHARGLDVVRGSATALPFRDASFDVVYSFKVLAHVPDIERALSEIARVTRPGGHMLLEFYNAWSLRYLARRLAGARRIGRAHTEADVATRWDSPRAIRRMLPSGTELVDMRGVRVVTPAAFVHRVPLVSTLFARVEEHASRSMLRTLGGFLVAVVRRR
- a CDS encoding glycosyltransferase family 4 protein, which produces MISKPVEPPWNDGSKTLVRDLVSSMERHVPIVMATRGSSFHPPRAKVERTFGPHARGHALPPREALRVLARVAIGEGDLAHFFFQPNPRTSVVAKALSRARRRPTVHTVSSAPRDDLDARRVLFADRTVVLSRHTETRVRDAGVRGVVRIPPAVAPIDVPGDEARAATREGLELPRDAPLIVFPGDLERGEGARHLIESLVTLRDAVLALAYRQKSERSREAERALRARAEALGVASRVRWIGETPHILALLGAADVVALPTRDLGAKVDLPLVLIEAMWQARPVIVASRCAAEELAEDGAALAIEPTLDALVDALRRWLDDASARASIGARARHAAERRHHPRAMAAAYESLYDEVLR